In Kordiimonas pumila, a single genomic region encodes these proteins:
- a CDS encoding TonB-dependent receptor, with amino-acid sequence MTKKSLLLAGACSALLSGAGLSAQAAEPSFDIGEEIVITAQRRETLLGKTPVSVTAFSGRQLQNAGIGTLDAVAIQTPNFNYVDTGLQPRYRIRGDGLQVFNDTSESPVGFAVDDIFYGAGALQRAPLYDINRVEVLRGPQGTLFGRNTTAGLVQVVTKKPTDTFEGYVQAGYGSFDDKRLEGAVSGPLADGVRGRVSFYYDKNDGWQKNLGIPGGVNWASRDVMSGRAQLGVDLGENATLLLKAAYTEDRSVAHSTGGQGTLEPGTFAPCATAQILANECVNGTGFSFGEPDPKVIYSDQDGLPNHLDFAEFSARLDWNITPYLQLVSITGYLDYDRIFAEDGDGSAQGGFLGNAEVPYTLDAQQFSQELQLRGGGDDEINWVVGGFYYNDDRTATSTVPEFLGDAIDTIGRIKTESGAVFASVNVPVTDTIGVEFGGRYTSEKKDLDLVFAFAPDANDGVKVDEFTWRVGTNWQMTDDVFLYANASTGYKSPDFNTTLLFGDATAAIPTQPEKSFSLEAGAKLKLGPRVNLSTAVFRNLVKDKQATVTQIVNALPVARLFNFGDVEIYGAELELSGRVTDQLSVMLGAAVLNTEIKADPTTTYSTGPASVATPIDGNELPATPHFTANGLIRYDFDPTSVGQFAVQADFNYTAKQFFQVDNNDRDFQKGYGIGNLRAFWHDNDDKFNVQVFVENVTNTQYASYVVTPNGFDTRYTWWGTPRTWGVRAGVNF; translated from the coding sequence ATGACTAAGAAAAGTTTATTATTAGCGGGCGCATGTTCGGCTTTGCTTTCTGGCGCAGGTTTAAGTGCTCAAGCAGCGGAGCCTTCATTCGATATTGGTGAAGAGATTGTTATCACGGCCCAACGCCGAGAAACATTGCTTGGCAAAACGCCAGTCTCCGTAACAGCTTTTAGTGGTAGGCAGCTCCAAAACGCGGGTATTGGTACGCTTGATGCTGTGGCAATTCAAACACCAAACTTCAACTATGTTGATACAGGCCTGCAGCCGCGTTACCGCATTCGGGGCGACGGCCTTCAAGTGTTTAATGACACCTCTGAATCGCCCGTTGGTTTTGCTGTTGATGATATTTTTTACGGTGCAGGTGCCCTTCAGCGCGCGCCTTTATATGATATAAACCGTGTGGAAGTACTGCGCGGTCCACAAGGCACGCTTTTTGGCCGTAACACAACGGCGGGTTTGGTGCAGGTTGTTACTAAAAAGCCAACAGACACATTTGAGGGTTACGTACAGGCGGGCTATGGTTCATTTGATGACAAAAGGCTTGAAGGCGCTGTAAGTGGACCGCTGGCTGATGGTGTCCGTGGCCGTGTCTCTTTCTATTATGATAAAAACGATGGCTGGCAGAAAAACCTTGGTATTCCGGGCGGCGTTAACTGGGCTTCCCGCGATGTGATGTCTGGTCGTGCACAGCTTGGTGTTGATCTTGGTGAAAATGCGACCTTGCTTTTGAAGGCGGCTTATACGGAAGATCGCAGTGTTGCACATTCTACCGGTGGGCAAGGAACGCTTGAGCCGGGCACGTTTGCGCCGTGTGCTACAGCACAGATTTTGGCAAATGAATGCGTGAACGGTACGGGTTTCAGTTTTGGTGAGCCTGACCCAAAGGTTATCTACAGTGATCAAGACGGCCTTCCTAATCATCTGGATTTTGCAGAATTCAGCGCGCGCCTTGATTGGAATATCACGCCTTACCTTCAGCTGGTTTCCATCACCGGTTACCTTGATTATGACCGTATTTTTGCGGAAGACGGTGACGGCAGTGCCCAAGGTGGTTTCCTTGGGAATGCTGAAGTGCCCTACACGCTTGATGCTCAGCAGTTCTCACAGGAATTGCAACTGCGCGGTGGCGGCGATGATGAAATCAATTGGGTTGTTGGTGGCTTTTACTATAATGATGACAGAACAGCGACCAGCACTGTTCCGGAATTCCTTGGTGATGCGATAGACACAATAGGCCGGATTAAAACAGAATCCGGGGCGGTTTTCGCAAGTGTTAACGTGCCTGTTACTGACACGATTGGTGTGGAATTCGGTGGCCGGTACACGAGCGAAAAGAAAGACCTTGATCTTGTTTTTGCTTTTGCCCCTGATGCAAATGACGGTGTAAAAGTTGATGAATTTACGTGGCGGGTGGGCACTAACTGGCAGATGACCGATGATGTTTTCCTCTATGCGAATGCATCAACCGGTTATAAATCACCTGACTTTAACACAACCCTTCTGTTTGGTGATGCAACAGCTGCGATACCAACGCAGCCAGAAAAAAGCTTCTCGCTTGAAGCGGGCGCCAAACTGAAGCTTGGCCCTAGAGTTAATCTTTCAACAGCGGTGTTCAGGAACCTTGTGAAAGACAAGCAGGCGACCGTTACGCAGATTGTAAACGCGCTACCAGTTGCCCGTCTTTTCAACTTTGGTGATGTGGAAATTTATGGTGCTGAACTGGAGCTTTCTGGCCGCGTTACTGATCAACTGAGTGTTATGCTTGGGGCAGCAGTGCTTAATACAGAGATTAAAGCTGATCCAACAACAACATACAGCACGGGGCCTGCTAGTGTTGCTACGCCGATCGACGGCAATGAACTGCCAGCGACACCGCATTTCACCGCTAATGGTTTAATTCGGTATGATTTTGATCCAACGTCAGTAGGTCAGTTTGCTGTGCAAGCAGACTTTAACTACACAGCCAAGCAGTTCTTCCAGGTGGATAATAACGACCGGGATTTCCAAAAAGGCTATGGCATTGGTAACCTTCGTGCCTTCTGGCATGATAATGATGATAAGTTCAATGTACAGGTGTTTGTTGAGAATGTCACCAACACTCAGTACGCCTCTTATGTGGTCACGCCGAACGGCTTTGATACACGTTACACATGGTGGGGCACGCCGCGTACATGGGGTGTTAGGGCTGGCGTTAACTTTTAA
- a CDS encoding GntR family transcriptional regulator — protein MLNKPDEGSDKADLGEKAYRLLYREIIRCKILPGQDITEAQMCEKYELSRSPVRRALALLAHDGLITPVPRLGFHVSDISLVSIRQTFEMRASLEGLAARACVGRVDIDKLRDLNTRYVEGAHAGEHGMLDVHNEIHREVYAATNNPILEKVLKQLLDQSNRIAYFVVKVGGQGHASSDVNIDEHEALFTVLEKSDAEEAALRFQSHVRESERLVIDALLKSRYFSDLPIRINNSEY, from the coding sequence ATGCTCAATAAACCTGATGAAGGTTCGGATAAAGCCGATCTGGGTGAAAAAGCGTACCGGCTCCTATACAGAGAGATCATTCGTTGCAAAATCCTGCCGGGACAGGATATTACCGAAGCTCAAATGTGCGAGAAGTATGAACTAAGCCGCAGTCCTGTTCGTAGGGCTCTTGCGCTTTTGGCGCACGATGGTTTGATCACGCCAGTTCCCCGTCTTGGGTTTCATGTGTCTGATATCAGTTTGGTGAGCATTCGGCAAACCTTTGAGATGCGGGCTTCGCTTGAGGGGCTTGCTGCGCGTGCCTGCGTGGGGCGCGTTGATATTGATAAGCTGCGTGATTTAAACACGAGATATGTTGAAGGGGCACATGCTGGTGAACATGGCATGCTTGATGTGCACAATGAAATTCACAGAGAAGTATACGCAGCAACGAATAACCCGATCTTGGAAAAAGTGTTAAAGCAGTTGCTCGATCAGTCAAATCGTATTGCATACTTTGTTGTGAAGGTTGGTGGGCAAGGCCACGCCAGTAGTGATGTAAATATTGATGAACATGAAGCGCTTTTTACAGTTCTGGAAAAGAGTGATGCAGAAGAAGCAGCTCTAAGATTTCAATCACATGTGAGGGAAAGCGAACGACTTGTCATTGATGCTTTATTGAAATCTCGATATTTTAGTGATTTGCCTATCAGAATTAATAATAGCGAATACTGA